One region of Elephas maximus indicus isolate mEleMax1 chromosome 23, mEleMax1 primary haplotype, whole genome shotgun sequence genomic DNA includes:
- the B3GALNT1 gene encoding UDP-GalNAc:beta-1,3-N-acetylgalactosaminyltransferase 1 — MALAPWTTLPSRMSLRSLKWSLLLLSILSFLVMWYLSLPHYNVIERVNSMYFYEYEPIYRQDFHFTLRERSNCSHQNPFLVILVTSHPSDVKARQAIRVTWGEKKSWWGYEVLTFFLLGQQAEKEDKMLALSLEDEHLLYGDIIRQDFLDAYNNLTLKTIMAFRWVTEFCPNAKYIMKTDTDIFINTGNLVKYLLNLNQSEKFFTGYPLIDNYSYRGFYQKAHISYQEYPFKVFPPYCSGLGYIMSRDLVPRIYEMMGHVKPIKFEDVYVGICLNLLKVDIHIPEDTNLFFLYRIHLDVCQLRRVIAAHGFSSKEIITFWQVMLRNTTCHY, encoded by the coding sequence ATGGCCCTGGCTCCCTGGACCACCCTTCCAAGTAGGATGTCACTGAGATCCCTCAAATGGAGCCTCCTGCTGCTGTCAATCCTGAGTTTCCTTGTGATGTGGTACCTCAGCCTTCCCCACTACAATGTGATAGAACGTGTAAACTCCATGTACTTCTACGAGTATGAGCCGATTTACAGACAAGACTTTCACTTTACGCTTCGAGAGCGTTCAAACTGCTCTCATCAAAACCCATTTCTTGTCATCCTGGTTACCTCACACCCCTCAGATGTGAAAGCGAGACAGGCCATTAGAGTTACTTGGGGTGAAAAAAAGTCTTGGTGGGGATATGAGGttcttacattttttttattaggcCAACAGGctgaaaaggaagacaaaatgtTAGCATTGTCCTTAGAGGATGAACACCTTCTTTATGGTGACATAATACGCCAAGATTTTTTAGACGCATATAACAACCTGACATTGAAAACAATTATGGCATTCAGGTGGGTAACTGAGTTTTGCCCCAATGCCAAGTATATCATGAAGACAGACACTGATATTTTCATCAATACTGGCAATTTAGTGAAGTACCTTTTAAATTTAAATCAGTCAGAAAAATTTTTTACAGGTTATCCTCTAATTGATAATTATTCGTATAGAGGATTTTACCAAAAAGCCCATATCTCATACCAGGAGTATCCTTTCAAGGTGTTTCCTCCCTACTGCAGCGGGCTGGGTTATATAATGTCCAGAGATTTGGTGCCAAGAATTTATGAAATGATGGGTCATGTAAAGCCCATCAAGTTTGAAGATGTTTATGTTGGAATCTGTTTGAATTTATTAAAAGTGGACATTCATATTCCAGAAGATACcaaccttttctttttatatagaaTCCATTTGGATGTCTGTCAGCTCAGACGTGTGATTGCAGCCcatggcttttcttccaaggaaatTATCACATTTTGGCAAGTTATGCTAAGAAATACCACATGCCATTATTAA